TCAAGTTGCACTGCCGCTTTCAAGGCTTCGTGAACCGTGATTCCCGCGGCGATCACCGTAGCGCGATCGTTGGCGGATTTCCGGAGGGTCTTGGAACCTCCGATCGGAAATGGTTCGTCGTTCGAGTACAGCACCGGTGTCTTGGGCCGGCTCGAGCGGATATAACAGATGCCGCGATGGCGGGCCGCCTGCTCGACGGCACGCTCTGCGGAAACCGCATCGCAGGGATAGAGAATGACGGATCCGGGAATCGGGCGGAACATCGCGATATCCTCGAGGCCCATCTGCGAGGGCCCGTCTTCGCCGATGGATACGCCGACGTGCGATCCACAGAATTTTACGTTGCACTGCGAAACGCCCGCCATGCGGATCTGGTCGAAGGCACGTGTCAGAAAGGCCGCGAATGTCGCGACGAAAGGAACTTTGCCCCGGGCTGCGAGGCCTGTCGCGGCGCCGACCATGTTCTGTTCCGCGATAAACATTTCGAAGAAACGCTTTGGATGGGCCTTGAGCAGCTTCTCGGTGAAGGTTGAATTCTTGGTGTCTCCATCGAGCGCGACAATGCGTGGATCCTGGTCCGCCACTTTCACGAGGGCATCGCCGAAAGCTTCCCGCGTTGCCGCGGATTCGTCCTGCTTCCGGTCGACGGTGATGCGGACTTCTCCTGAAAACGCCGGAATCGAGAAGCCGGTACGAGGACTGGGCTTGAATTCATTCGGACCCAGCGGTGTTGCGAGCTCCGCCAGAACTTTTGGCAGATCCTGTTTGGAAACGGCTTTGCCGTGCCAGCCGTCCTTGTTTTCCAGCATCGAGGAGCCTTTGCCCTTGAACGTCTTCGCAACGATCGCTCGAGGCTGTTCGCCGCCTTCGCTCCGGCATTTCTCGAATGCGCTGAGGATGGCGGCGTAGTCGTGGCCATCGACCGTCAGTGCATACCAGCCGAAAGCACGAAACTTCGCAGCAAAGCGATCCACATCAAACTGGTCCATGGTCCGCTGGCTCTGGCCAAGCCCGTTGACGTCCACGATGGCGTACAAACTGGACGCTTTGTGGTAATGCGCCAGCGCGGCCGCTTCCCATACCGATCCTTCGGCGCATTCGCCGTCGCCCAGAAGGACGTATGTGCTGAAAGGAATGTTATCCAGGTGTGCCGCAA
The DNA window shown above is from Terriglobia bacterium and carries:
- a CDS encoding transketolase, which translates into the protein MRTSIDALKEKGRRLRIDSLKATTEAGSGHPTSCMSAADLMSVIFFNEMQFDPKDPHNPANDRFVLSKGHAAPLLWAAYAECGVLEEKDLLTLRKIDSNLEGHPTPRMPWVDVATGSLGQGLSAGLGMALAAHLDNIPFSTYVLLGDGECAEGSVWEAAALAHYHKASSLYAIVDVNGLGQSQRTMDQFDVDRFAAKFRAFGWYALTVDGHDYAAILSAFEKCRSEGGEQPRAIVAKTFKGKGSSMLENKDGWHGKAVSKQDLPKVLAELATPLGPNEFKPSPRTGFSIPAFSGEVRITVDRKQDESAATREAFGDALVKVADQDPRIVALDGDTKNSTFTEKLLKAHPKRFFEMFIAEQNMVGAATGLAARGKVPFVATFAAFLTRAFDQIRMAGVSQCNVKFCGSHVGVSIGEDGPSQMGLEDIAMFRPIPGSVILYPCDAVSAERAVEQAARHRGICYIRSSRPKTPVLYSNDEPFPIGGSKTLRKSANDRATVIAAGITVHEALKAAVQLEKEKISIRIIDAYSVKPIDAQGLLAAAKETGGRLVVVEDHYIEGGLGDAVLEAVGNQAKVVKLAVHEIPRSGQPDALIEKYGISSSHIVAAVKAF